A genomic region of Drosophila pseudoobscura strain MV-25-SWS-2005 chromosome 5, UCI_Dpse_MV25, whole genome shotgun sequence contains the following coding sequences:
- the Ekar gene encoding glutamate receptor ionotropic, kainate 2 isoform X4, with amino-acid sequence MRKVSQASYLSVLNEFKNKEIHNIIIDISSDGITALLKNILQQQMNEYKYHYFFTSFDLETFDLEDFKYNFVNITSFRLVDIGDVAVKEILKDLEFFGRTIFQESDANLYLRKAVTIETEPALIFDSVYVFAIGLQTLEQSHTLYLSNLTCDDEIPWNGGLSLINYINAVEWKGLTGPIQFKEGQRVQFKLDLIKLKQHSIVKVGEWTPQGYLNITEPSVFFDSGSMNVTLVVITILETPYVMMHYGKNFTGNERFYGFCVDILETISHEVGFDYILDLVPDRKYGAKDPETGEWNGMVAQLMKYKADLAVGSMTITYARESVIDFTKPFMNLGISILFKVPESEPTRLFSFMNPLAIEIWIYVLIAYFLVSISIYIVGKLSPIEWHCIHPCDLDNITIGNQFTMSDSFWFTIGTLMQQSSDIYPRATSTRIISSIWGFFSLIIVASYTANLAAFLTTERMINPIENADDLATQTEISYGTLESGSTMTFFRDSMIETYKKMWRSMDNKKQAFTTTYEDGIRRVNQGNYAFLMESTMLDYIVQRDCNLTQIGGLLDTKGYGIATPKGSPWRDKISLAILELQEKGDIQMLYDKWWKNTDETCTRRSTSKQSKANALGLESIGTYVYIYDMAPYLPLGGVFVVLMAGIIVAVIVAFFEFWFNFQCNENAKSLQKNICRFAEEGHTDSECVYIPPKRSFWIEMFEELRYASWCMNKQKKPELTQICGECQFNHGTMD; translated from the exons ATGCGAAAAGTATCCCAAGCATCGTACCTGTCTGTACTGAACGAGTTTAAGAACAAAGAGATACATAACATAATAATTGATATAAGCTCAGACGGCATTACAGCGTTGCTGAAAAAT ATTCTACAACAGCAGATGAATGAGTATAAATACCACTACTTTTTCACAAGCTTCGACCTGGAAACCTTTGATTTGGAAGACTTTAAGTATAATTTTGTGAACATAACATCGTTTCGCCTGGTCGATATCGGTGATGTAGCTGTAAAGGAAATTTTGAAGGATCTTGAGTTCTTTGGTCGGACAATTTTTCAAGAATCCGATGCAAACTTGTATTTACGAAAAGCTGTAACGATTGAG ACGGAACCGGCACTAATTTTTGATTCGGTTTATGTGTTTGCTATTGGACTGCAGACGTTGGAGCAGTCACATACGTTGTATCTATCGAATTTGACATGTGACGATGAAATTCCGTGGAATGGGGGCTTAAGCTTGATTAATTATATAAATGCG GTTGAATGGAAAGGTCTGACTGGTCCTATTCAATTTAAAGAAGGTCAGCGAGTTCAGTTCAAGTTGGACCTAATAAAACTGAAGCAACACTCCATTGTTAAAGTTGGAGAGTGGACACCCCAGGGTTATCTCAATATAACCGAGCCTTCAGTGTTCTTTGATTCCGGATCAATGAATGTCACACTGGTAGTAATAACGATACTG GAAACGCCATACGTAATGATGCATTATGGGAAAAATTTTACGGGAAATGAAAGATTCTACGGATTTTGTGTCGATATTTTGGAAACGATTTCACACGAGGTTGGTTTTGATTACATACTAGATCTAGTACCCGATAGAAAGTACGGTGCCAAGGATCCCGAAACCggagaatggaatggaatggttgCACAGCTAATGAAATAT AAGGCTGATTTGGCTGTCGGCTCTATGACTATTACATATGCAAGGGAAAGCGTTATTGATTTCACAAAACCGTTTATGAATCTTGGAATCAGCATATTATTTAAG GTACCCGAATCAGAGCCCACCAGATTGTTCTCTTTTATGAATCCTCTGGCAATAGAAATCTGGATATATGTTTTGATTGCGTATTTTCTTGTGTCAAttagtatatatattgtgGGAAAACTTTCTCCTATCGAATGGCACTGTATTCACCCCTGTGACTTGGATAACATTACGATTGGCAATCAGTTTACAATGTCTGACAGCTTCTGGTTCACTATCGGAACATTAATGCAACAGTCATCAGATATATATCCGAGGGCAACGTCAACACGTATAATTAGCAGCATTTGGGGATTTTTCTCACTGATTATTGTGGCATCATATACTGCCAATTTGGCCGCATTTTTAACTACCGAACGAATGATAAACCCCATTGAGAACGCCGACGATTTGGCAACTCAGACTGAAATATCTTACGGCACATTGGAGAGTGGCTCTACGATGACATTCTTTCGG GATTCCATGATTGAAACTTACAAGAAAATGTGGAGAAGCATGGATAACAAGAAGCAAGCATTCACTACTACGTATGAAGACGGCATAAGGAGAGTCAATCAGGGCAATTACGCATTTTTAATGGAGTCCACAATGCTTGATTATATTGTGCAGCGCGACTGTAACTTGACCCAAATAGGGGGACTACTGGATACAAAAG GATATGGCATCGCCACACCTAAGGGTTCGCCATGGCGAGACAAGATATCTTTGGCGATATTAGAGCTCCAGGAGAAGGGAGACATTCAAATGCTATACGACAAGTGGTGGAAAAACACTGATGAGACGTGTACTAGAAGGAGCACCAGCAAACAATCAAAGGCCAATGCATTAGGGCTAGAAAgtataggtacatatgtatatatttatgatatGGCCCCTTACCTCCCCCTAG GTGGTGTATTTGTGGTCCTAATGGCTGGGATTATTGTCGCAGTTATTGTTGCGTTTTTTGAGTTTTGgtttaattttcaatgcaaTGAAAACGCCAAATCACTGCAGAAAAATATCTGCCGCTTCGCTGAAGAAGGACATACGGATAGCGAATGTGTTTACATACCACCCAAGCGCTCTTTCTGGATCGAAATGTTTGAGGAACTTCGCTATGCTTCGTGGTGcatgaacaaacaaaaaaaaccagagcTTACTCAGATATGTGGCGAATGTCAGTTTAATCATGGAACGATGGATTAG
- the Ekar gene encoding glutamate receptor ionotropic, kainate 2 isoform X6 — protein MMHYGKNFTGNERFYGFCVDILETISHEVGFDYILDLVPDRKYGAKDPETGEWNGMVAQLMKYKADLAVGSMTITYARESVIDFTKPFMNLGISILFKVPESEPTRLFSFMNPLAIEIWIYVLIAYFLVSISIYIVGKLSPIEWHCIHPCDLDNITIGNQFTMSDSFWFTIGTLMQQSSDIYPRATSTRIISSIWGFFSLIIVASYTANLAAFLTTERMINPIENADDLATQTEISYGTLESGSTMTFFRDSMIETYKKMWRSMDNKKQAFTTTYEDGIRRVNQGNYAFLMESTMLDYIVQRDCNLTQIGGLLDTKGYGIATPKGSPWRDKISLAILELQEKGDIQMLYDKWWKNTDETCTRRSTSKQSKANALGLESIGTYVYIYDMAPYLPLGGVFVVLMAGIIVAVIVAFFEFWFNFQCNENAKSLQKNICRFAEEGHTDSECVYIPPKRSFWIEMFEELRYASWCMNKQKKPELTQICGECQFNHGTMD, from the exons ATGATGCATTATGGGAAAAATTTTACGGGAAATGAAAGATTCTACGGATTTTGTGTCGATATTTTGGAAACGATTTCACACGAGGTTGGTTTTGATTACATACTAGATCTAGTACCCGATAGAAAGTACGGTGCCAAGGATCCCGAAACCggagaatggaatggaatggttgCACAGCTAATGAAATAT AAGGCTGATTTGGCTGTCGGCTCTATGACTATTACATATGCAAGGGAAAGCGTTATTGATTTCACAAAACCGTTTATGAATCTTGGAATCAGCATATTATTTAAG GTACCCGAATCAGAGCCCACCAGATTGTTCTCTTTTATGAATCCTCTGGCAATAGAAATCTGGATATATGTTTTGATTGCGTATTTTCTTGTGTCAAttagtatatatattgtgGGAAAACTTTCTCCTATCGAATGGCACTGTATTCACCCCTGTGACTTGGATAACATTACGATTGGCAATCAGTTTACAATGTCTGACAGCTTCTGGTTCACTATCGGAACATTAATGCAACAGTCATCAGATATATATCCGAGGGCAACGTCAACACGTATAATTAGCAGCATTTGGGGATTTTTCTCACTGATTATTGTGGCATCATATACTGCCAATTTGGCCGCATTTTTAACTACCGAACGAATGATAAACCCCATTGAGAACGCCGACGATTTGGCAACTCAGACTGAAATATCTTACGGCACATTGGAGAGTGGCTCTACGATGACATTCTTTCGG GATTCCATGATTGAAACTTACAAGAAAATGTGGAGAAGCATGGATAACAAGAAGCAAGCATTCACTACTACGTATGAAGACGGCATAAGGAGAGTCAATCAGGGCAATTACGCATTTTTAATGGAGTCCACAATGCTTGATTATATTGTGCAGCGCGACTGTAACTTGACCCAAATAGGGGGACTACTGGATACAAAAG GATATGGCATCGCCACACCTAAGGGTTCGCCATGGCGAGACAAGATATCTTTGGCGATATTAGAGCTCCAGGAGAAGGGAGACATTCAAATGCTATACGACAAGTGGTGGAAAAACACTGATGAGACGTGTACTAGAAGGAGCACCAGCAAACAATCAAAGGCCAATGCATTAGGGCTAGAAAgtataggtacatatgtatatatttatgatatGGCCCCTTACCTCCCCCTAG GTGGTGTATTTGTGGTCCTAATGGCTGGGATTATTGTCGCAGTTATTGTTGCGTTTTTTGAGTTTTGgtttaattttcaatgcaaTGAAAACGCCAAATCACTGCAGAAAAATATCTGCCGCTTCGCTGAAGAAGGACATACGGATAGCGAATGTGTTTACATACCACCCAAGCGCTCTTTCTGGATCGAAATGTTTGAGGAACTTCGCTATGCTTCGTGGTGcatgaacaaacaaaaaaaaccagagcTTACTCAGATATGTGGCGAATGTCAGTTTAATCATGGAACGATGGATTAG